AGTATTTGGCCGGTGGCAAGACACAAATTACTGGGCTAGTTTCGTGCAGTTTGCTAGCGGTCGTGTTGCTGTTTGTGGCGTCATTTTTCCAACCCCTGCCCCGGTGCATTCTCGCCAGTATTATTGCCGTTTCGGTTCAGGGATTGTTGATGCAGGCAAAGGATCTGCCCAAGTTCTGGCGCCAGGGTTTCTTCGATGGCGTTACCTGGGTGCTTACCTTCGTATCGGTGGTGTTCGTATCGATTGACGTTGGTTTGCTGGTTGGATTTACGCTAAGCGTTTCGAGCATCTTTTTCCGTGCTCTCAAACCATACATGTGCCAGATGGGCAATGTCCCGAACTCGGATGTATACTTGGACATAACGCGCTACGAAGGAGTACGTACCTTAGTTGCACGATAAGTTGCTGCTTGTTAGCTCCTTTGGTTTGGTACTATTTATCTGCTATCTGCTTTCTTTTCCAGCTAATCGAGCATCGAGGCATCAAGATCATACATTACAGTGGAGGACTACACTTTGCTTCACGGGCCGTGTTCAAAAGCAACATCTGCCAGTTCCTTAACATTAACATAACGGAGGAAACGAAACGGCGCAAGGCTCCGGATTTTGTCGAAGCGGACGATGCCATCAAATACCTGATTCTGGACTTTACCGCACTCAGCTACATCGATCCGTCTGCTATCTCGACGTTCAAAACGTTCGTCAGAGATTTGGAGGTGATCGATGTGCAAACGCTGCTTGCCGGCTGCTCACCGTTGGTGTTcgaaaagatgaagaaatgcAATTTTATCGGTGGCGAGGAGAACTATGTACGCACGTACCCGACCATACACGATGCCGTCCACTACGCCCAAAAGCAGCTGAGATTGCGCGCTGGGGTTACGCAAACGATACAAGAAGTACGGTTGTAATAATGTTGTGAATCGTGTGCATGGGGTATGCGTTATATTAATTGGCAATATATACTGTTAATAGTGCATCAGGTTTCTAGCAAATTTGGCATAATAAAGTTTGTTATTCATAGGTTGAAAGTGCTTCTTTCATGAAATCTAGTTAATATTCTTTAATCCTTCAGTTTCACTGAATGATTTAGTTAGCCCTCTGGGTTGCTTGCGTCGCGAGACAACACATAGAGATATGCGTGGAACAGTACGATCAGGTAACGCATCCTGCGTTTGACGCTCGTACATTCGCTCTTCGTCTTGGGGCGCAAACAACCATACCGGGACGCAAGTTGACACATGACCACGTTGCATCAAGGATACCTCGCAACTATCGGAATAATCCAGAAACAGGTCCAGAATGAATTCTTCGACTAAACATGAATCATCAGCATATCAGCACGTAGTCGTTTTTCTGACTGTTTTGAGAGCGAAAACCGGAAAGACTGGTTCTCATTGTTGCGGAACTATTTTACTTGGTTTGAATCACAGCATCCAACACTAGTTTGGAACCAGCTCCGGTTCGGCTCTTAGTGTCAGTCAATTACAAGACCCATGCAAGGATACGACGACAAAGATATTGCTCCTGTGGTATGTCTTTAAGGTCTCTTGATAGTTATTTGATTCCAAAGTCTTTTGATAGATTCAGTTTTGGGCACGAAATCTCTTCGATTATAAGGTCTCTTGGTGAGAtgagaaaaagtgttttttacGCATGGGAGAAGAGATCCTTCGGTCTACGAGGACTCTTAATAATTCGAAACTCTGTAGATGAGGAGATAGATAAGATCTGTTGGACGAAGAAACCACATCGACTACGATGCCTCTTATCAGGTGAGGTCACTTAATGGCGATTTTTCTTGAAAGACAAggcttttgtgtgttgttgtgtcttcaggatcgcaggagtttgtacATAATAGGCCCaactcattttcttttttttttttaatcatgcACATCAGTGGTTAGGTACTTAATCGAAGTTGCTTCTACTTCGCCATCTTATGATCGCCACTTTAATCTACTTCCAAACGGTTAGAGTTTCCGGTCAACAATAGGTACGGTACGTTCAATGACATCGATGTAACTCGCGGGGCCAAGAAATTCGAGAATTCGgatgaaatttcaatgatcCTCCACAGTATGTGCCCTAAACAAATATCGTACAGCTTCAACGGTTCCGGATGTTGAATCAATTTCACTGCGTAATACTTCAATGAATGCTCACATCATCAACAGTGTTTATTTCATGAGTCCTTTTGCACCGCACGTACGTTCTCGGCTCAccttttttatagttttctaCAAGAACAATTTGCTCtgttttaaatcattcacaaACTTTGGTTATGCATAAAAGATAAATATCGTAGGCGCTTGGGCCAGGTTTTTTTCgggagttttgtttcttcttattcttgctGATTCTCAGTTGACTCTGGGGGCCTAACATTCCATCAACGCCTCGCCTGTAGTGATCGCCGCGAGTTTCTTGCGGTGATGCGTTATGTATAGAATAAATATATCGAGCCGTCTGATCTGTTCCTTCGTGTATAATTTATTACTCTCTTGTATGACTACCTAATTACGGATGCCGCTAGGATCAATATATTCTATTTCAGAGCATCACACGTGTTGGCGCTGCATTTGATAACTCAGTGTAAGAGTGCGTGCGGATTTTGGGAGCATCAGAAATTAAAACTCTACACATAAAATTAGCCATGTGATGCGTCATAGTACAAGGTTAATGAAGTAGTGCCGAAACACACGTCGGTGATCATATATCATTTCACAAACTGACTCAACTAAACGTTATTAGTTGCACTTTGCTCGTTCGTCTCCACTGCATTagattgaataataaatagccgtcattttttgtcattttcaaataaaattattttccgttACTAGCACGAGCTGAAACtttggaaggtttttggtAATAATGTTCACTGCTAGTTCTTCCGAAACTATTCTAATACAAAAGCATCGTTCGATGTTGCTGTCCGCTTGTTCAAAAGAAGCTGTCTAGTGCATAACAATCGCATGAAAGTAgtttaaaatgaaatgttGCATCCATTCGCTGTATGTTTTTTGAAACCTTACGATTCTAGTTTTAGGTAACATTGACCACgtcgtgttttgtttgaattttaatggCTCTCAACAGAAACatgttatttaaattgtaCAAACAATAACTTCTGTACTGCACAACACAAACGATAGTGTAtcatgttttaatttgttaaaattgcaAACTCGCACGCATGCAATCACACGTGTGCAAAccattcaaattaaaaaaccgACCTTTCTTGTTCTACCACTTTCGAGGGACTACCATAAAACAAGctacaaaactaaaacaaataacaaaacacttGCAGCTTCGTCGCACATATTGTGTTACTGGATTCTTAGCGATAGTAAACATATGATGCACAATATAGTCACACAAAAACGAACGCAACGCATTGTCCATCTTGGACTGTCACGTGTTGAATTGAATGATCCTTATTCGAGGCAAGGATCAATATTGTtgttaaataattgaaaaaaagataGATGAAGGTAACAGTTTGAGTTTCAATTTCAGTATTCTTAACAACACCGGCTCCGTTTCCGTTCCAGTACAAACACATTCCAACATTGTCGCAGCATTGCTATAAGCATTTGGTTTTCTCCTCCTTCACACCCTTTCGTAAGAAGCCTATAGAGCACTATGTAAATTTTGATCCTGATATCCACAGAACATAGGTATGTCAAACATGTACATCAATATACCAATATTCGCAAAAACGGATAATCAGTTTGGATATGACCTATATTATATCACAATTTTACTGACTTCGCTACTACGCTAAGCTACATCAACAGCCAATATAATCTTTGTGTTCCTGTATCCCTTCGtatttcttttggtttttccatgttgttgttgttgtcattTACATTTATATTATAATTTGCTGGCAAATAGCTGTCTATTCGGCAGATCGAGTACACTCTCTCTGATTAGGTAAacggagagatagagagacagGGTGACACTCTGTCAAAAATAGCAGGACGACAAAAAATTGAGTATTGGTTTGTTCCTCAACCCAATTCTGCAACGGAAAAGAGTAAGGattgaaaaaacacacacactttgaaAATATAGCAGCAACTTTAAATGTTGTACTCTTGACAACACTTGGAGCAGTAGAAATTAGTATTGATGCTACCATAGAATTTACATCCTTCTGTGCGGCATAGCTGATTCTTGCCATAATGACTACTGTTTACGATCGGCGGTGATGTTTGGTGTCCACTGCCACCGCCAACCCCAACACCTATAGAGGAcgaggacgacgatgacgaaaaAGGATGCATCGATCGTATGGCTTCATTAGCCATACCAGTAGCCGCTGTACCGTGCGCTAATGGTATGCCATTGTGGCTGCTTGTAAACTGACCGGTGCCATCTGTACCACTGCCCGATACTGGTGGAAGATTTACCACACACACCGCTCCGGTACGAGTGGTGTACGGTGTGCTCGAACTGTGACTCCCGCCGAGTCCAGTTCCGCCCGGTGAATAAACGGATGCAACAATCCCACTAGAGCTGGAAGTTGTTGAGCCGGAAGATGATGGACCGGTCGGTGGTTTGGCACTGGTAGAATATTCCATACACGTGGCGGTAGCTTGGTGTAACTGTTTGGTCACCTCTTCTCCTCTCAGATAGTGAGGCtgatggtgttgctgctgatgctgctggtgatggtgatgatgatgatggtgatgaagcTGTTGCGGGTGAGAATTTTGCCTAACAAGCGCTGCTGCGTGAGGCGTCTGCTCCAACACACTCTGCTTGTAACCCGCCAGCAAGTGGATATCGTCCGGTTTAGTATCATTGTAGAACGTAGATCGCGATAGATAGAGCGTTTGATCGAGATCATTCAATCGTCTTGCCGACGGTAGCTTCTGTATCCGATCGTGAGCATCCATATCAGCTTCGGTGTAAAATTTGGACTTTCCCGTCCCATAGCGAGGGGTATAGTCCATCGGATCGACGTTACATTTCGTGTTCGATGACTCACGTTTGCATTGCATTTCATAGCATTCTAGGCACATATAACTGGTCGCCGCCGTACCGTAGTTGAGACACCCGGCATTGATACAGTTAACCGGTGCGCCTCCATCCAGTTCGGATAGATCCGCGACACCTGCATCTCCTCCCGCGTACTCAAGCTCGTGTTCACGGTGCAACTGCCCTACCTCTGCCACATACTTGGTAAGGCGTTCGATTTCCTTCCGATCGCGCATCTTCTCCGCTTCCAGGTAACGCTCCTGAGCGCACTCGAGATAGTTCTTTATCATCTCTTCCTGGTACTCGTGACGACGAGACTTTAACTGTGCACACAAAATACGAAACCTCGGGTACTCGCTCCGGAAATTGCTCTTATCGTGATAGTGAGACTTTTTACCGTTCGCTCCACTCGTGCTACTGCCGCTGTGACTATTCTTACTACCGATCCGTGTAATCGAACCAATGTTTTTACGCAACTTACGGCTCATCGATTTGCCAATGCTACCAAACTGTTTCGCAACGCTTTGCAGTTGCTTTGCCGCTTTACTTTTGCCTCCAGCATCTTTCCCACTGCCACCGGCGGGTAACGATTGGTTGGAAGCCGTCATGGAAGCAATTGTTCCTCCACCAACTGGAGTGCTactcgccgtcgtcgtcgtcgtcgtcgaggATGTAGTCGCTGCACTAGTGCCCGCCGACGGTATCGTTGTACTAACGTTATGATTGTAATTCTCGTCCGATGTGAATACTATTTCACCTTCCgcaattttcttctcatacTCATCATCGGAGTAATCATCGTAGTAGATCTCATCGTCCGGACTTTCGATGCCGGTAGCATGGACTATGTCGAGATATTCTTTCAACAGCGCTATATGCTCACGATCCGTAAGTATCCAGTTTCCGTCGCTACCGTCGTATTCGCTCCAGTTGAAATCCCTCCCCGGATCAATGCAAAACTGTATTGGAAGCAGCTGATTCATTTCATCCACCAACGGTATTAATGCCGGAGGACTATCGTTACTCGCTTCCATCGCTACTAACGCCGAAAAGTGTGCCATATCGTACGCCAGCAGCAACGGCGCTCGGTGACATTCGTTCGACGGTACTTCGAACGGCAAATACACACCACCGAACGGTATAGGTGAAAATGCTTCCCCATTAATGTCCCTTAGAAACACATCGGAAACCACGATGATCGTGCGTCGCAGAATATGCGCTAGTGCTAGTACATGGATCTCTTCCAAGCTTTCGTAAGTAGCATTTTCATCTTCCCGTTCACTGTTCGCCGCCGTACTCGGCCCACCAGTGATGGCGTCAAAGTTTTTCTCAATCAGCAGAGATCGACGTCGGGAGGGACCGGTGCTTTTCGAATTGCGTCTCGGTTCGGGCGATGCGATGGCTACAATTTCTTCCCATTCTTTGGCCCACTCGCTTTCACAGAACACAAAGCCTGCCTGCTTGTTGACGCGCGTCTGCTGGAATCGCCACCGCCGATAAAGAGCGTCACGAAATTCTTCCTTCGACAGGATGTCATGCAGCGTACGGCGCAACGTTAAACGTCGATCGTGAAAGCCCCACATGGCCAGCGAGGCGGCGTGTAGCAGGCAATTGCCATCGCCCGTAGTTGCCAGTGGCCACAGTTTGCGACAGGCTCCCGATTCGTACCACCAGTTCAGCCGGTTTGTTGCTTCCAACGAGTTGAGGGTGGAGTTTTCGATAAGATCTTTTTCAAgaaattttctgaaatataaaacaaatgttGGCACAATATATTCATACAAAAATGGTCACTCTTTATCACACTTACCGGAAGTCGTCCGTATATTTCGTCAGATCAGGCAGCGTGAACGTATAGTCCGGCGTATCAAtgaagtttaaatttttatcattCTGCTCGTGAATGTGAGCGTGAAAATCCATCTCAAACTCTTGTCTGGCACGCGAAACCAATGTCACATTTTCGGTGGCACGTGAAATTCCTCGTTCTAATTTTTTGCCTTTAAGGAAGGAATACAGAATGAAAAtgatcataaaacaaaagcattagTTAGCATCTGCACACTTTCGGCACCGTTCACACATGTACAAAAATAGAAGCATATTTAGAGCGTACGAGAGCTAAACGATTCGTCAACGATTGTAAAAAGCCTAGTGTTTGCAGAATTCTTGTAAAAATTGCAcgacagcaataaaaaaaaacaatcgtatTTACTTTGCATCCTTGTATGGTAACTGAGAAAGCTTTAcacggtttgttgttttttaaatagacATACAAAATAGCATACAAGAAATACGTAAACGGTGaacgaaacaattttttttaaataaccttgtaagtaaaacacaaaactggCATACGAGATACAACAGAGAGAAATGGTGCAAATGTGTATAGAAAATCGTGAAACATACTATCGAAAATGTCAATTGAATCGGCTTTCTTGAGCATTGGCTTCAGATGTACGGTCGGTGTGTGTAATGCTGCGGAAGTGTAGTTCACCCcgctgctactgttgctgctgctgctgcagctctCAGGATGCACCATCGGAATCCCGGTGGACGAAGACCCGGTATTGTTAAAATGATTAAACGATGGATTGCGATGCGGCTTCCCGGCCGCAGACAGTGATGAGGTGGATAGCTTTACCGATGGCGAATGCATTTGCACGGTCGCTAGGTTATTGCTGCTATTGCTAATTCTGCTTTTACTTTCACCAAACGTGCCGTTCTTGCAGATCACACCACCGTTAGTGACGTATGAATATTGTGAATCATGAATATGTTGCATATGCTGTGGCGGTTGCTGCTGGCGTGGAACTTTGCTAAATGTACCCGACGATAGCATCGATCTCGTTGTTGTCGGTGGCAGCATTGAAGGAGACTGTGCCGATCCGTACAAATGTGGCACCGATGTGGATGCAGATGATTGTGCTTTCATTAgatcttcattttcatttttcttgttgttgaaATATTCCGTAGTCGAAGTATCTATCGAATGATATGTTGAAGTTACTAATTAATAGAATATCAGACTAGGGAGCAGGACGACAACAAtttattagaagaaaaaaaatcaagtgaCAAAAAATACATGGATTGCTAGACAAAAGCTTGGACAAAAGAcatgttttaaaaaagctGCAAAGTGTTAGTTTTTTATGAGCAAGATGAGGCGCAAGAAGCTAACTATGCACACAAAGACGACAAAGATTTTGTAGATTAGACAAAGATATTGTACAGATTTGGTTTACTATTGATTCAAGAGTAAAACTCAAGTTGTAACATGGTCCATTTTGTGGAAGAATTGTAAAACTAAAGCCACACAAGAcgcgaaagaaaacacaagaCTTTGCCAAAATACTAAAAATCAAGTTTAATGAAACGTAAACTGTAATCCGCCATAATAAGTAAGGACTATCAACCAAATATCTTAATAGACGTAGATTATAAATACCATTGTAATCGATTAGCGCTttcttcaaatcccattcccaAGATTTCAAACAGCTGACGGCGTCTTGTGTATTAGCTCCAGTATGCGTGATGAATTCCGTGACCAAATGAGTAGTCTCCATGTTCACTGTTCCAATTATTGTCCTTTATCTCGCGCAAACAATTTGCACTCCGGATTGCTGCTATCGATTGATTAAGTTTACAGCGCGCAAGGATGTAATTTATGACAGTACGGCTGTGGTCTTCCACTCCTCCAACGCGCGTTACATTATTTTCTATGGACCGATTCATCGACCATATCTGATACCACCACCTGCCGTGGAGGGGTTTGCTGGTGTTCAGTAAATTGGTATTACTAGTATCATTTGAATGGAATTAGTTATGGTTTACTGTTTTCCGTTGCACTATCCACAAGCCGAAACACTCTCGATCGAGTTCGCATATGAAGATCGCCATTTAAGCAGCATTCACAACACAAGCGCAATTATTCCCGTTTTAGGTTCTTCGTAGATTAGATTATTTTCAGCAGGCTTGAGGGAAACGATGTAAAGTGTATCAATACTGAATGCTAGAGTTAGTGTCGCTGAGCAGTTTTGGAAGTTAATGATGCAAATTCTGACTAATATATAAAAGGAAGTGTATGAGTAACGGCAGCCTGATGTTTAATGGTGAAGTGAGTATGTTTGTCAGCACATGAAAGGAGCTTGAaaagaaatgagaaaaacGTTGCATGAAGATTagtattttctcttttgtttaaTTCAAATTGTAACATACAACAAGGAAAACTACTTTACGTTAGACACGATGTTTTTGTGAATAAAAAGAGTTTATACATGAATAAATGAAACTGAAACCGATATGGCACCATATTTTACATGATATTAAGTTACTCAAAATCCCGATTAAGAATGGTTAGTTATAtagttatttttaaagttttggttTGCATCTTTAACATTATATCGAGCATTAAATGTTTTGCATATATACATGAATGTATCGCTATCGTTAATAGTGCAAATAGGGCGCATAAATTAAACACGGTAAAAATCTACTAATCACAAACACTAGTGGACACGAGCCTTTAAAATGCAGTACGCATAATAAACTTTTATTTGGTCATACTTGGCAATTTTCCATTCTTGGGACATCTTTTTTAGGATTTTATTGGAATGCCTTTCCGAGGAAGAGAGATATGACTTGAATTAGCCACAGCCGAATATTCAAGGGGGGAGGCAGGGATCATGTTGAGATCCGAACCtagaccttttttttatttttcactgaaATCAGACATAGGAACGCGATATCGACTCATTGATATCAGTATAGTGGGCGTTGCAAGAACCAAATTGCATGATCAATCCGGTGCACTAACAACCAAAACGCATGATAATACTACGTGCGTcagttgtgtttttctttacaaatCTGAACCTTTGTTTAGCACTATTGGTTATTCCTCTCGCGTCTATTATAAACATTCATTCCTATCGTCTCCTCAGTCACGCTCTCAATGTTGACTATCTATTCAATTAAAGGACCTTTGAGCAGATTAGGTTAGCTTTATTGCATTATCCCAATTAATACCAAAACGGgaagtattttgtttttgtatgagATCCTCCTCATCTACGTTAGTCGATATGCGCAATGAACGAGTTGCAGGTTTTTCGAGCATGGTTCTATTGGTTCCTAACATTGTAATTCTGGTATCAATTGAACTGATAAATATACCAGATCGATGAAGCTATTATCGACACCGATTTCAAGCTAACCGGTTGCCTTCTTAGTTATGTTTTCTTAGCCAATCACTGATCGCCATCCTAAGAGGAACGCGTATTCGAGTGAGACGAGACCAGAATGAAGAATATTGCAAATCATCCAAAATTAAGGAATCTGTTGCGTGAGCATCAAAACTCtatttgattttaaataaGGATTGATAATAAATACCTCTATATCGTATACTTACAGGTGAAGAAAATTTAGTTAGGGCTTTGCTAAAAATTACATGGTTTTGAATAGAAAAAGATTGGGCAAGGTAATGCTCCAGAGGTTTGTTCAAAAGCTGTAAAATGTTTGTTGCTGATGAGATCAGTTGAGAATCTCTTCGATCGACGTGGTCTACCGCTTCTTTTTCGTTTATAAACGGAAACATGGAGATGAAGTTCAACTTGTTCAGATCAGATGTCCTGGCCGTTGTATGGAAATTTCACAACAATCCTTCATTAATTTCTCCTGCTACATGACTATAAGCGGAAATCCAAAAACGGAtatgattttaaataaaactaaatctCAAACTGCATTTTCTTACATGTTTACATTGCGAGAGGACTTGTGCTCTCGGCCATTTCTGGTTTGTgcaactttttcttcatccatagttggacagtcagtcctcaaacGGGAGAATTTAATAGATCAGATTTGAAACCGATCCCGAAGCGTTAGCAGCCGGTACCGCTACCTCAACAACGTCATTTTAAGGCGGTCCTTCGACTCCGTAAAATACAATCCACTACTGTATTTTGTACACACAGTTTTAAATTATCATAGAGTCGAATAGTCCATCGTTGCTATGGGAAATCGTGCCAAATTCAAATCTTCTTTGACTGTGGCGTACTGTGTTTTCACTTGTTTCCGATTAAAAACTGTATCGTAACCAGCGAGAATCCGCTACACTGTTTACGATGTGGTTCCGCTTTTTGTCAAAGAATCAACGCACGACGATGAGCAAACGTGCAGACAAAAACAATGTCTTACGTCTCCCACACAATGCAACATGTAACACCAATTCAACAATCGTTTTGAGGCCAATGAAGTAGAGCTTCCATGCGGCAATCCAAGGCCCCGTCGCCTGTGTATTCCAATCGCAAAAGTTCAAGGTGTACCTACGGGTCGTAAGCTGTACATgcgtaaaatgaaaaaaaaatctttagatAACTAATCGACGATACGAAACGTCCATAGTACTAGAGACCCAGTACAATCAGCATTACTCCAAACTTAAATAATAACACTTTTCATTCACCAATCTGCTGAGTGCTCCAGAATACctggttattgttgttgtttatattAAGTGCTATCGGTTTCAATTTTGTTCCTCTTTGTCATACGCCACTTCTCGCGCTCAGCCACCGCTCAAGGCCAGGGCAGAATTCGGTACATTACGGTTACATTACGCGTTGTTTCCCCTTTTAGAAATTTGCCATGCCATCAAACATTTGCTATGAATGCGCACCGTTCTGCTATGCTAACAGGCATGGTAGCACACATTATCTATTTCCGATATCACTTCCGCTCCGTTTTACACCGAAACATTTGCTACAGGTTCCCGACCCTGTGTGCAAATAAATCCGACGGTGCTGCCATATAATATTCTATCGACAAACATGAATCATCTCTCGCACATAttacgcgttttttttttgtgtctgccTTGCGGACGAGGAATTCCGTTTACCTTGGGATATATATTTATGACCACTACTCCGATTTTCCACTTGTTTTCAGATACGGTACATCATCGAGACACAACATAAATAACACAACGATAACTGCTGCTCTCTACTCGATTCACTTGTGCTTTTATGAACACCACCAATAATATGCTCTGCCAAACAGTCAACTAGTACAGCAGATACAATCTATTTCAACCGAACGACGAATTACTATGGACGATTACAAAACTGCTTAATTTGGAATCGCACTACACACATTCCGTAAGAAAactttgtgtgcgttttttcctGCTCTCTTGCCTGCAAGGGATGTGAATCAGATGGCCATGAAATCGAGCAACAAGAATGAAGCCCCCTGCAGACGGTAgcgttcgaaaaaaaataaaggtcTTTGGGTTATTAGCAATAGTTCATGATTTTATACTGCATTTTTAATTGAGTTATTGAAAAAATTATGCTTCCAGTTTTGCATGCTCAATTtgaaaaaccgaaaacaaagaATAAACTCAAAACAATAGCGTGCATGGCGTACAGTGTACAAGGATTTTTAGAAAAAGTATCCGCGGCAATCTTTGCTCCATGTCAACCCGATACTATAAACAAAATGCGCTTCAAGCTCGATCAAGTCGTTGGGCGAAAATTGCTTGAATGCGAGAAGCATGCGGCGAAACACAAACCCAGCTGTCAAAACAGTAAAATGATCTcgatatagttttttttttccctactGTTGTCGCTTGTTTCATCCGAATGTTACGCAGCTACGACCTGCTGTGCTGTGGAATCGCATCTAAAAAAGGCCATAAATCGGGATTGTAGCTAGAACCCCTTTTTCTATGTTTGTCCGACAATATTCTCAGTTGTGTAGCAATGGTGTTTACAGTGTAACCTAAACAAAGTGGTAACAGTGGGCTGTTTATGGGTTCTTTGTACAATCCTGAATCCTGCAATTGAGCGCTTATACGAAAAAGTATAAGCAAGTTGCGCTTAAGCTAGCCAAAACAAACCGTACATCAATCGGTGTTGCTAGCATCATTGAACGAAGGTTGCGCGCCAGATCATCTATTCCCCGCAGGGTGCTGTTTACTGTTCCCGTTCTCAACTCCAGTTCTATCATTGAACGACACACGACGGGGCGTTTCCGACTGGATTCGGAAGAAAGCTCAACCAACCAAACTAGCTCTGGCCACTGGTACGATATGATGGTTCCGTTTCGCcgtaagaaaacaaacaagcaatttCCAGTCAAAGTTTGTACCTTTGATTCGGAGCTTGAATTTCACCTTGAGGTAGGATAATCGCTGCCAACACCAagagtagcagtagtagtagctcGCGCTGAGAATAGAGTATGTCTAATTGtatgccttttttcttctcagcACCGTGCAACAGGCAGATATTTGTTCGATCTCATATGCCGAACGATCGGGCTACGTGAAACATGGTACTTTGGATTGCAGTTCGAAGATTTGAAAGGGAATCTTTCGTGGCTAAAGATGGATAAGAAGGTGCAGGATCAAAGCATACACATGACAAACGGCAGTTGTATGTTCGTGTTCTTAGCCAAGTTTTTTCCCGAAAACGTGGCCGAAGAACTAGTACAGGAAGTAACGCAGCATCTGTTCTTCCTGCAAATTAAGCAAGCCATTCTGTCGATGGACGTTTACTGCCCTCCGGAGGCATCCGTACTGCTTGCCTCGTACGCCGTGCAAGCAAAGGTAACTTAGAATTCTAATTCATGGTTTAGGCTGCAGTCAGGGCTGATTAATTGATTCCAATTATACAATTTTGTGCAGTACGGCGATTATGACGAAGCGGTGTGCAAACCGGGAATGCTGATCAGTGAAAATCTGTTACCGCAACGAGTGATCGATCAATACCAAATGACACCGCAGATGTGGGAAGAAC
This genomic window from Anopheles maculipalpis chromosome 2RL, idAnoMacuDA_375_x, whole genome shotgun sequence contains:
- the LOC126556939 gene encoding uncharacterized protein LOC126556939; this encodes METTHLVTEFITHTGANTQDAVSCLKSWEWDLKKALIDYNDTSTTEYFNNKKNENEDLMKAQSSASTSVPHLYGSAQSPSMLPPTTTRSMLSSGTFSKVPRQQQPPQHMQHIHDSQYSYVTNGGVICKNGTFGESKSRISNSSNNLATVQMHSPSVKLSTSSLSAAGKPHRNPSFNHFNNTGSSSTGIPMVHPESCSSSSNSSSGVNYTSAALHTPTVHLKPMLKKADSIDIFDSKKLERGISRATENVTLVSRARQEFEMDFHAHIHEQNDKNLNFIDTPDYTFTLPDLTKYTDDFRKFLEKDLIENSTLNSLEATNRLNWWYESGACRKLWPLATTGDGNCLLHAASLAMWGFHDRRLTLRRTLHDILSKEEFRDALYRRWRFQQTRVNKQAGFVFCESEWAKEWEEIVAIASPEPRRNSKSTGPSRRRSLLIEKNFDAITGGPSTAANSEREDENATYESLEEIHVLALAHILRRTIIVVSDVFLRDINGEAFSPIPFGGVYLPFEVPSNECHRAPLLLAYDMAHFSALVAMEASNDSPPALIPLVDEMNQLLPIQFCIDPGRDFNWSEYDGSDGNWILTDREHIALLKEYLDIVHATGIESPDDEIYYDDYSDDEYEKKIAEGEIVFTSDENYNHNVSTTIPSAGTSAATTSSTTTTTTASSTPVGGGTIASMTASNQSLPAGGSGKDAGGKSKAAKQLQSVAKQFGSIGKSMSRKLRKNIGSITRIGSKNSHSGSSTSGANGKKSHYHDKSNFRSEYPRFRILCAQLKSRRHEYQEEMIKNYLECAQERYLEAEKMRDRKEIERLTKYVAEVGQLHREHELEYAGGDAGVADLSELDGGAPVNCINAGCLNYGTAATSYMCLECYEMQCKRESSNTKCNVDPMDYTPRYGTGKSKFYTEADMDAHDRIQKLPSARRLNDLDQTLYLSRSTFYNDTKPDDIHLLAGYKQSVLEQTPHAAALVRQNSHPQQLHHHHHHHHHQQHQQQHHQPHYLRGEEVTKQLHQATATCMEYSTSAKPPTGPSSSGSTTSSSSGIVASVYSPGGTGLGGSHSSSTPYTTRTGAVCVVNLPPVSGSGTDGTGQFTSSHNGIPLAHGTAATGMANEAIRSMHPFSSSSSSSSIGVGVGGGSGHQTSPPIVNSSHYGKNQLCRTEGCKFYGSINTNFYCSKCCQEYNI